From the Dethiosulfovibrio russensis genome, the window ACGATCTTCCTCAGGGAGCTGAAGGGTGTAGCCCAAGGCCATACTGCCTCTGGGAATGATGGATATTTTATGAACCGGATCGCATCCCGGAATAAATTTCGCCACCAAAGCGTGGCCTGTCTCGTGGAACGCGATAATATTCTTTTCCTTCTCCCCTATCAGACGGCTTTTTCTCTCCGGACCGGCCAAGACACGGTCGATCCCTTCCTCAAGCTCGTCCATGGATATTCTCTCTTTTCCGGATCTGGCAGCCAACAGAGCAGCCTCGTTTACCAGGTTGGCCAGATCGGCCCCCACGAAACCGGGAGTTCTCTTGGCGACTACCTCGAGGTTCACCGATTCGTCCAGCTTTTTCTCTTTTATATGGACGTCCAGTATGGCCTTACGTCCTCTGACGTCGGGGCGATCCACCACGACATGACGGTCGAACCTTCCCGGCCTCATCAGGGCGGGATCGAGGACATCCGAACGGTTGGTGGCAGCGATCAGGATTATGCCGGTCTTCTCGTCGAACCCGTCCATCTCCACAAGGAGCTGATTCAATGTCTGCTCCCTCTCGTCGTGTCCGCCTCCTAGGCCTGCTCCCCTCTGTCTTCCGACCGCATCGATCTCGTCTATGAAGACTATACAGGGTTGATACTTCCTGGCCTGCTCGAAGAGATCCCGAACCCTTGAGGCTCCTACTCCTACGAACATCTCCACGAAATCGGACCCGCTGGTACTGAAAAAGGGTACCGCTGCCTCGCCCGCACAGGCTCTGGCCAGAAGGGTTTTACCGGTACCAGGAGGTCCCAGAAGCAGAACTCCCTTGGGAACGGTGGCACCAAGCTTGGTGAAACGGGACGGGTCCTTGAGATATTCTATTACCTCCTGAAGCTCCTCCTTCGACTCATCGCACCCGGCTACGTCATCGAAGGTGACCTTGGGACGATTGTCGAGGAACATCTTGGCCTTGCTCTTGGCGAAACTCATCACCTTTCCGCCACCGCCCTGCATATGGTACAGGAAGAATATCCAGACCCCTATGAGCAACAACGTCGGAAACAGAGATGACATCATGGTGACCCACCATGGATTTTTCTGAGGAGGAGCTATTTTCACGTCCACCCCTTTTTTTGTGATGTCCTGGGCTATTTCTCCCGCCCCTATCACGTAGGTAATAAAATCCTTGCCGTCCACCGTCTTACCGGTCAGGGTGGAATCGTTTATGACTACCGACTTTATCCGACCACTATCAACTTCGTGAAGAAACTGGCTGTAACTCAGGTCCCTTACGTTGACCCCCCTCTGTTCCGGCGAGAGAAAGACGTTTACCAGACTAACCACCAGAACGATCAGGATAAGGTAGAGCCCGAGGTTTTTTACCAATCGCTGCAAGTTTTTACCTCCTTCCAGTTATGCCTCGACCGTAGGCTCCACCGAGTGGACCGACCGAAGGTTACGCCATCTCTCCGCATAATCCAGGCCGTATCCTACGACGAAAAGATCGGGTATATCGAAGCCGACGTAATCGACGGAGATATCGGCGATCCGTCTCTCTTTCTTATCTAACAGGGAACATATCGCCAGGCTTTTCGGTTCTCTCTCCATCAAGACCCTCCTGAGATAGGAAAGGGTAAGCCCCGTATCGACGATATCCTCCACTATGAGAACGTCTTTGTCCTTTATAGAGTTATCCAAATCTTTGTTTATGCGCACCACGCCACTGGACTTCGTGGAATCCCCGTAAGAGGATACACTTATAAAATCCATGCTGACATCGACATTATCGTCTATAGCCCGAACCAGATCGGCCATGAATATGACCGCTCCCCTAAGTATTCCTATAACGATGAGTTCCCTGCCGTTGTAGTCGACGCTTATGGCCTTCCCCAATTCCGCGACTCTTCGGGCTAGCCTACCCTCGTCTATGAGGGTTCCGGCAACCTCGTAATCCATCCGACGCTCTCCTTCCTACCCCTGATGGGGATGGGTAAACCTTATAGAACAAACACCATCACATTTTACACTATCCAGCGGAAAAGCCCACCGCCCGGACCAATTTCCGATCCTGGGAGACCAATAGGGTATTCCGTTTATCCTCACTACTGGGATTTTATTCTCGATACACCAG encodes:
- the hpt gene encoding hypoxanthine phosphoribosyltransferase, which codes for MDYEVAGTLIDEGRLARRVAELGKAISVDYNGRELIVIGILRGAVIFMADLVRAIDDNVDVSMDFISVSSYGDSTKSSGVVRINKDLDNSIKDKDVLIVEDIVDTGLTLSYLRRVLMEREPKSLAICSLLDKKERRIADISVDYVGFDIPDLFVVGYGLDYAERWRNLRSVHSVEPTVEA
- the ftsH gene encoding ATP-dependent zinc metalloprotease FtsH → MQRLVKNLGLYLILIVLVVSLVNVFLSPEQRGVNVRDLSYSQFLHEVDSGRIKSVVINDSTLTGKTVDGKDFITYVIGAGEIAQDITKKGVDVKIAPPQKNPWWVTMMSSLFPTLLLIGVWIFFLYHMQGGGGKVMSFAKSKAKMFLDNRPKVTFDDVAGCDESKEELQEVIEYLKDPSRFTKLGATVPKGVLLLGPPGTGKTLLARACAGEAAVPFFSTSGSDFVEMFVGVGASRVRDLFEQARKYQPCIVFIDEIDAVGRQRGAGLGGGHDEREQTLNQLLVEMDGFDEKTGIILIAATNRSDVLDPALMRPGRFDRHVVVDRPDVRGRKAILDVHIKEKKLDESVNLEVVAKRTPGFVGADLANLVNEAALLAARSGKERISMDELEEGIDRVLAGPERKSRLIGEKEKNIIAFHETGHALVAKFIPGCDPVHKISIIPRGSMALGYTLQLPEEDRFLMSRNELLNNICVLLGGRVTEELVFGDITTGATNDLERATQIARQMVTQYGMSENLGPVTLGKKQHEIFLGRDIAEDRNYSEEIAYAIDREVRSIVEGCYEKVKTILSDNMDKVDLVAQTLLEREIIDGKELSVLLGEVIEEEIQVPQPQEDDTNSDEDPPQQDDIPKEIPEEDGVNFQA